The following are from one region of the Carnobacterium gallinarum DSM 4847 genome:
- the purM gene encoding phosphoribosylformylglycinamidine cyclo-ligase: MANAYSKAGVDVEAGYETVERIKKHVKRTERLGVMGALGGFGGCFDLTTTGVKEPVLVSGTDGVGTKLMIAIAMDQHETIGIDCVAMCVNDVIAQGAEPLYFLDYIATGKNIPARLEQIVAGVAEGCVQAGAALIGGETAEMPGMYTADEYDLAGFTVGVAEKQNLIQAGDIKAGDTLIGIASSGIHSNGYSLVRKVFFEQNQFNYDSELPELPGRSLGSELLTPTKIYVQALLPLIKKKIIHGIAHITGGGFVENIPRMLPEGLAAEIQLGSWEVLPIFKALEKYGDIPNQEMYEIFNMGIGMVLAVPTNQVAEILKQLEEAGEVASVIGTVVPKVKQELILKKEV; this comes from the coding sequence ATGGCAAATGCCTATTCAAAGGCTGGAGTAGATGTTGAAGCAGGTTATGAAACAGTAGAGCGAATCAAAAAACACGTCAAACGAACTGAACGCTTAGGTGTGATGGGAGCATTAGGTGGCTTTGGTGGATGCTTCGATTTAACGACTACTGGGGTGAAAGAGCCGGTTTTAGTTTCTGGAACAGATGGCGTTGGAACGAAATTAATGATTGCTATTGCAATGGACCAGCATGAAACGATTGGAATTGATTGTGTCGCTATGTGTGTCAATGATGTGATTGCCCAAGGAGCAGAGCCATTATATTTCTTAGATTATATTGCAACAGGAAAAAATATCCCTGCTCGTTTAGAACAAATTGTTGCAGGTGTAGCAGAAGGTTGTGTTCAAGCGGGAGCTGCATTAATTGGTGGAGAAACGGCTGAAATGCCTGGGATGTATACTGCTGATGAGTATGATTTAGCAGGGTTTACAGTTGGTGTTGCAGAGAAACAAAATTTAATTCAAGCAGGAGATATTAAGGCTGGGGATACACTGATTGGAATTGCATCAAGTGGCATCCATTCTAATGGTTATTCATTAGTTCGGAAAGTTTTCTTTGAACAAAATCAATTTAATTATGACTCTGAATTGCCAGAGCTGCCAGGTCGTAGCCTAGGTTCTGAACTATTAACGCCAACAAAAATTTATGTCCAAGCATTGTTGCCTTTGATTAAAAAGAAAATTATTCATGGGATTGCCCATATTACTGGAGGTGGGTTTGTGGAGAATATTCCACGGATGTTGCCAGAAGGATTAGCCGCTGAGATTCAATTAGGCAGTTGGGAAGTCTTGCCTATTTTTAAAGCATTAGAAAAATACGGAGATATTCCAAATCAAGAAATGTATGAAATTTTTAATATGGGAATTGGAATGGTTTTAGCGGTTCCTACAAATCAAGTAGCTGAAATCCTTAAACAATTGGAAGAAGCTGGAGAAGTGGCATCAGTCATTGGAACAGTTGTTCCTAAAGTAAAACAAGAGTTAATTCTTAAAAAAGAGGTGTGA
- the purD gene encoding phosphoribosylamine--glycine ligase encodes MKLLVIGSGGREHAICKKLLESPLVETVFCAKGNAGMTVDGIQLVDISEDNHPELIAFAKKNQVDWSFIGPEVPLLNGIVDDFEAAGLKAFGPHKKAALIEGSKDFAKELMTKYQIPTAAHKTFTDYDEALAYVTEKGVPIVIKADGLAAGKGVVVAEDMNDATLALKDMLLDEKFGASSSKVVVEEFLAGEEFSLLAFVKNDKVYPMVISQDHKRAYEGDKGPNTGGMGAYTPVPQIPETMVQEAIEKVLRPAALGMIQEGRSFTGILYAGLIATNAGPKVIEFNARFGDPETQVVLKRLKTDLAEIITALLTDQEPSIEWETEGFEIGVVVAAEGYPAEYATGISLPDFSKFKDVTVYTAGVQKQEEELVSTGGRIYLVGASGASLAEAREKIYHNLQKADTDQTFYRMDIGHQGLHQK; translated from the coding sequence ATGAAACTTTTAGTAATCGGTAGTGGCGGACGTGAACACGCAATTTGTAAAAAATTATTAGAAAGTCCCTTAGTAGAAACCGTTTTTTGTGCAAAAGGAAATGCAGGAATGACAGTTGATGGTATTCAATTAGTAGACATTTCTGAAGATAATCATCCAGAACTAATTGCCTTTGCAAAAAAAAATCAGGTTGATTGGAGTTTTATTGGACCTGAAGTACCACTATTAAATGGAATTGTTGATGATTTTGAAGCAGCTGGCTTAAAAGCTTTTGGACCTCATAAAAAGGCTGCTTTAATCGAAGGTTCAAAAGATTTTGCTAAAGAATTAATGACAAAATATCAAATTCCAACAGCAGCCCACAAAACGTTTACTGATTATGATGAGGCATTAGCCTATGTGACTGAAAAAGGTGTTCCGATTGTTATTAAAGCAGATGGTTTAGCAGCGGGTAAAGGGGTTGTGGTTGCAGAAGATATGAATGATGCTACATTAGCATTAAAAGATATGCTATTAGATGAGAAATTCGGGGCAAGTTCCAGTAAAGTAGTGGTTGAAGAATTTTTAGCTGGCGAGGAATTTTCATTGTTAGCTTTTGTAAAAAATGATAAGGTATATCCAATGGTGATTTCTCAAGATCATAAAAGAGCCTATGAAGGAGATAAGGGACCTAATACTGGTGGCATGGGGGCTTATACTCCAGTTCCACAAATTCCAGAAACAATGGTGCAAGAAGCAATTGAAAAAGTCTTGAGACCAGCAGCACTTGGAATGATTCAAGAAGGACGATCCTTTACAGGGATTTTATATGCTGGGCTAATTGCAACAAATGCAGGACCAAAAGTAATCGAATTCAATGCTCGCTTCGGTGATCCAGAAACCCAAGTCGTACTAAAGCGATTAAAAACAGATTTGGCAGAGATTATTACGGCGCTATTAACGGATCAAGAGCCATCAATTGAATGGGAAACAGAAGGTTTTGAGATTGGTGTTGTTGTGGCAGCAGAAGGCTATCCAGCTGAGTATGCAACGGGAATTTCACTGCCAGATTTTTCAAAATTTAAGGACGTTACAGTTTATACTGCCGGAGTTCAAAAGCAGGAAGAGGAATTGGTGTCTACTGGTGGTCGGATTTATTTAGTTGGCGCAAGTGGGGCTTCATTGGCTGAGGCAAGAGAAAAAATCTATCATAATTTGCAAAAAGCAGATACAGATCAAACTTTTTATCGAATGGATATTGGGCATCAAGGTTTACATCAAAAATAA
- the purH gene encoding bifunctional phosphoribosylaminoimidazolecarboxamide formyltransferase/IMP cyclohydrolase: MTRALISVSDKTGIVEFTKALIEHGVEIISTGGTKKALEDAGVVTIGIEEVTDFPEMMDGRVKTLHPLIHGGLLGRRDLESHLSAMAEHHIQPIDFVCVNLYPFKETIMKPDVTTAEAIENIDIGGPSMLRSGAKNYASVTVVVDPSDYQVVIDELVANEGKTTLATREKLAAKVFRHTASYDALIASFLTDLVGETEPETITMTFDRKQSLRYGENSHQEASFYAEPLAVDYSIVNATQIHGKELSYNNIKDADAAIRIAREFSEPVAVAVKHMNPCGVGIGETVYEAFERAYNADPVSIFGGIIVLNREVDLATAEKLHGIFLEIIIAPSFGKSALEVLTKKKNLRLMTLDFEHALVKGIEATSVLGGLLIQDQDLLSPEETPEWEVVTERQPTAEELKAMEFSWKVMKHVKSNAIVVANAEHTLGVGAGQMNRVGSVKIALEQAAGKLDGAVLASDAFFPMNDSVEYAAKHGIKAIIQPGGSMKDQDSIDMANQYGVAMIFTKVRHFRH; the protein is encoded by the coding sequence ATGACAAGAGCATTGATTAGTGTTTCAGATAAAACGGGGATTGTCGAATTTACCAAAGCTTTAATTGAGCATGGTGTTGAGATTATTTCTACAGGTGGAACGAAGAAAGCACTAGAAGATGCTGGAGTAGTGACGATTGGTATTGAAGAGGTAACCGATTTTCCAGAAATGATGGATGGTCGTGTTAAAACGTTGCATCCCCTAATCCATGGCGGTTTACTTGGTCGTCGTGATTTGGAGTCGCATTTATCAGCAATGGCTGAGCATCACATTCAACCTATTGATTTCGTTTGTGTGAATTTGTATCCATTTAAAGAAACGATTATGAAGCCAGATGTAACCACTGCTGAGGCGATTGAAAATATTGATATTGGTGGACCCAGTATGTTACGCAGTGGAGCGAAAAATTATGCTTCAGTAACGGTCGTCGTTGATCCAAGCGATTATCAAGTAGTAATTGATGAGTTAGTGGCAAATGAGGGGAAAACAACTTTAGCGACTAGGGAAAAATTAGCTGCAAAAGTTTTTCGTCATACAGCAAGTTACGATGCATTGATTGCTAGTTTCTTAACGGATCTAGTCGGAGAAACAGAACCAGAAACAATTACAATGACCTTTGATCGTAAACAAAGCTTGCGTTATGGTGAAAATAGTCATCAAGAAGCAAGTTTTTATGCAGAACCTTTAGCGGTTGATTATTCAATTGTGAATGCTACACAAATTCATGGTAAGGAACTTTCATATAATAATATTAAAGATGCTGATGCAGCTATTCGGATTGCTCGTGAATTCTCTGAACCAGTAGCGGTGGCTGTCAAACATATGAACCCTTGTGGTGTAGGGATTGGCGAAACTGTTTATGAAGCTTTTGAGCGTGCTTACAATGCAGATCCGGTTTCGATATTTGGTGGGATTATTGTCTTAAATCGTGAAGTTGATTTGGCAACTGCTGAAAAACTACATGGTATTTTCTTAGAAATTATTATTGCACCAAGCTTTGGAAAATCTGCTTTAGAAGTATTGACGAAAAAGAAAAATTTACGTTTAATGACGCTAGATTTTGAACATGCTTTAGTTAAAGGAATAGAAGCAACCAGTGTTTTAGGTGGATTATTGATTCAAGATCAAGACTTGCTAAGCCCAGAAGAAACACCAGAATGGGAAGTTGTTACAGAACGTCAACCAACAGCGGAAGAATTAAAAGCGATGGAATTTTCTTGGAAAGTTATGAAACATGTGAAAAGCAATGCCATTGTTGTGGCAAATGCAGAACATACTTTAGGCGTTGGTGCAGGGCAAATGAATCGTGTTGGTTCAGTTAAGATTGCGTTAGAGCAAGCAGCTGGTAAATTAGATGGAGCTGTTTTAGCCAGCGATGCTTTTTTTCCAATGAATGATAGTGTGGAATATGCAGCCAAACATGGAATTAAAGCCATTATTCAACCAGGTGGAAGTATGAAAGATCAAGATTCAATTGATATGGCCAATCAATATGGTGTGGCGATGATTTTCACTAAAGTTAGACATTTTAGACATTAA
- the purN gene encoding phosphoribosylglycinamide formyltransferase: MKLAIFASGNGSNFAAIAEAVKEGTINAELVLLFCDKRQAYVIQRSQELGISTICFEPKDFVNKAAYEQELLQILKVNQVDLVVLAGYMRLIGPTLLKVYSNRILNIHPALLPDFPGLHGIRDAFEAGVIETGVTVHFVDDGVDTGPIVAQESVFIDEKDTLEMLEERIHQVEHQVYPKVIQETIEKLSKTNEWKWSVEG, from the coding sequence ATGAAGTTAGCGATCTTTGCTTCGGGAAATGGAAGTAACTTTGCAGCGATTGCCGAGGCCGTCAAAGAGGGCACCATCAACGCCGAGTTAGTATTGTTATTTTGTGACAAAAGGCAAGCCTATGTAATTCAGCGTAGTCAAGAATTAGGAATTTCGACTATTTGTTTTGAGCCAAAAGATTTTGTAAATAAGGCTGCTTATGAACAAGAACTTTTACAAATATTAAAAGTAAACCAAGTTGATCTAGTTGTGTTAGCTGGCTATATGCGATTGATTGGTCCAACCTTATTAAAAGTATATAGCAATCGCATTCTAAATATTCATCCAGCTTTGTTACCTGATTTTCCTGGTTTACATGGAATTCGTGATGCTTTTGAGGCTGGAGTTATTGAAACAGGTGTCACAGTCCATTTCGTAGATGATGGTGTTGATACAGGACCCATCGTTGCACAGGAGTCGGTTTTTATTGATGAAAAGGATACGCTAGAAATGTTAGAAGAACGTATTCATCAAGTAGAACATCAAGTTTATCCAAAGGTTATTCAAGAAACGATTGAAAAATTAAGTAAAACAAACGAATGGAAATGGAGTGTTGAAGGATGA
- the pcrA gene encoding DNA helicase PcrA, whose amino-acid sequence MVSRDDLIQGMNPRQKEAVVATEGPLLIMAGAGSGKTRVLTHRIAYLIEEKQVNPWNILAITFTNKAAKEMKERVNRLNVRGGNDVWVSTFHSMCVRILRRDIDKIGYNKAFTISDPSEQQTLMKRILKERNIDPKKFEPKAILGQISNAKNELQTAEEYREYASSMFEKTVADCYDDYQKELRRNQSVDFDDLIMLTARLFKDSPETLDYYQNKFHYIHVDEYQDTNHAQYTLVNRLAKRFKNICVVGDADQSIYGWRGANMENILTFEKDYTDAKVVLLEQNYRSTKMILKAANDVIGNNANRRDKKLWTDNDDGEKITYYRGQSEHDEARYIVSKMQEEMRERKLNYGDFAVLYRTNAQSRVIEENLLKSNIPYKMVGGHKFYDRKEIRDILAYLRLIANPEDNMSFERVVNVPKRGIGPGTVEKLRDAANQYGWSLLETALNVTITPITGKAAGELEGFAFMIKDFIKMQEYLPVTELVEEVLKRSGYLQALKNEKTLEAETRIENIQEFLSVTQQFEKDNSEDTSLLTFLTDLALVSDLDNLEEEQTSEVTLMTLHAAKGLEFPIVFLIGVEEGIFPMSRALMEEDQLEEERRLAYVGITRAEQKLYITNAYSRMLYGRTQSNPASRFVTEISEEALESGNQLSGSLPFGRSTSGGNSFGGNGNGSSLLQRNQTQRATAQTYKSPVSQNKVESGAEKLAWSVGDKAMHKKWGVGTVVKVAGDADNLELDVAFKEQGIKRLLAAFAPIEKV is encoded by the coding sequence TTGGTATCAAGAGATGATTTAATACAAGGAATGAATCCAAGGCAGAAAGAGGCTGTGGTTGCCACAGAAGGTCCACTGTTAATTATGGCAGGAGCAGGAAGTGGAAAGACACGCGTTTTAACCCATCGAATTGCCTATTTAATTGAAGAAAAACAAGTGAATCCTTGGAATATCTTAGCGATTACCTTTACGAATAAAGCAGCTAAGGAAATGAAAGAACGGGTAAATCGTTTAAATGTTCGTGGTGGAAATGATGTCTGGGTTTCTACTTTTCACTCAATGTGTGTTCGTATTTTACGTCGTGATATTGATAAGATTGGTTACAACAAAGCCTTTACTATCAGTGATCCTAGTGAACAACAAACATTGATGAAACGTATTTTAAAAGAACGCAATATTGATCCTAAGAAGTTTGAACCAAAAGCGATTTTAGGTCAAATTAGTAATGCTAAAAATGAACTACAAACTGCTGAAGAGTATCGGGAGTATGCATCAAGTATGTTTGAAAAAACAGTTGCAGATTGTTACGATGATTATCAAAAAGAACTACGCCGTAACCAATCAGTGGATTTTGATGATTTAATTATGTTGACGGCTCGATTATTCAAAGATAGCCCTGAAACTTTAGATTATTATCAAAATAAATTTCACTATATTCATGTAGATGAGTACCAAGATACCAACCATGCGCAGTATACATTGGTGAACCGTTTGGCAAAACGTTTTAAAAACATCTGTGTTGTTGGAGATGCCGATCAAAGTATCTATGGCTGGCGTGGTGCGAATATGGAGAATATTTTAACCTTTGAAAAAGACTATACAGATGCCAAAGTTGTTTTGTTAGAGCAGAATTATCGTTCGACAAAAATGATTTTAAAAGCGGCGAATGATGTGATCGGAAATAACGCAAACCGTCGTGATAAAAAATTATGGACAGACAATGATGATGGTGAAAAAATAACGTATTATCGCGGTCAATCCGAACATGATGAAGCCCGTTATATTGTTTCAAAAATGCAAGAAGAGATGCGTGAGCGCAAATTAAATTACGGTGATTTTGCTGTACTTTATCGAACCAATGCCCAATCACGGGTAATAGAAGAAAATTTACTAAAATCCAATATTCCTTACAAAATGGTTGGTGGGCATAAGTTCTACGATCGTAAAGAAATTCGTGATATATTGGCGTATTTACGTTTGATTGCAAACCCAGAAGATAATATGAGCTTTGAACGCGTTGTAAATGTACCTAAACGTGGGATTGGTCCTGGAACAGTTGAAAAATTAAGAGATGCAGCGAATCAATATGGTTGGTCGTTATTAGAAACAGCTTTGAATGTAACTATCACACCAATTACTGGAAAAGCTGCTGGAGAATTAGAAGGCTTTGCTTTTATGATTAAAGATTTTATCAAAATGCAAGAGTATCTACCTGTGACTGAATTAGTAGAAGAAGTTCTAAAACGCAGTGGGTATTTACAAGCCTTGAAAAATGAAAAAACATTAGAAGCTGAAACTCGTATTGAGAATATCCAAGAATTTCTTTCGGTTACTCAACAATTTGAGAAAGATAACAGTGAAGACACTAGCTTACTAACCTTCTTAACTGATTTAGCATTAGTTTCTGACTTAGATAATCTGGAAGAAGAACAAACCAGTGAAGTTACCTTAATGACTTTGCATGCGGCAAAAGGTTTAGAGTTTCCAATCGTCTTCTTAATTGGTGTTGAGGAAGGGATTTTCCCAATGTCTCGTGCTTTAATGGAGGAAGATCAGTTAGAAGAAGAACGCCGTTTAGCCTATGTTGGAATTACTCGTGCAGAACAAAAATTATATATTACGAACGCTTATTCACGAATGCTCTATGGACGAACTCAATCAAATCCAGCTTCCCGTTTTGTTACAGAAATTAGTGAAGAGGCATTAGAATCAGGCAATCAATTATCAGGTAGTTTACCATTTGGACGTAGCACTAGCGGAGGCAACAGTTTTGGTGGTAACGGCAATGGCAGCAGCTTGTTGCAACGAAACCAAACTCAACGAGCAACGGCTCAAACCTATAAATCTCCAGTATCACAGAATAAAGTCGAAAGTGGCGCTGAAAAATTAGCGTGGTCTGTTGGCGATAAAGCGATGCATAAAAAATGGGGTGTTGGAACAGTTGTGAAGGTGGCTGGGGATGCTGATAATCTAGAGTTGGATGTGGCATTTAAAGAACAAGGGATTAAACGTTTATTAGCCGCATTTGCTCCAATTGAAAAAGTATAA
- a CDS encoding GntR family transcriptional regulator, producing MGKIHRQRGTNLEQVAYLSIKERILSKEWPPQVHVTELKIAKLLGISRTPVRRAFLRLEAEGLIIIEANKGAKIVESKIDLKGYIERLEVLELIFVQYVHYLELKEIRVDITQLDTCLNELIQFVQQGDSEIYQEKERQFLRDFLALNHNQFKLTLVSETLRHLHLQKNQELTELIRRNMPKKLQHYSKILDFIKVEDYGLARKQIRILVNQLMLSAVNKD from the coding sequence GTGGGAAAAATCCATAGACAACGGGGAACGAATTTAGAACAAGTCGCCTATTTAAGTATTAAGGAGAGAATTCTATCTAAGGAATGGCCTCCGCAAGTCCATGTCACTGAGCTGAAAATAGCCAAGCTTTTAGGAATTAGTCGGACTCCAGTTAGACGTGCTTTTTTACGTTTAGAAGCAGAAGGATTGATTATAATTGAAGCTAATAAAGGTGCTAAAATAGTCGAGTCTAAAATTGATTTAAAAGGCTATATAGAGCGTTTAGAAGTTTTAGAATTGATTTTTGTGCAATATGTTCATTATTTAGAATTAAAGGAAATTAGAGTAGATATTACTCAACTAGATACGTGTTTAAATGAATTGATTCAGTTCGTTCAACAAGGAGATAGTGAAATTTATCAAGAAAAAGAACGCCAATTTTTAAGAGACTTCTTAGCGTTGAATCACAATCAATTTAAGCTAACTTTAGTTAGCGAAACCTTGCGTCACTTACATCTCCAAAAAAATCAAGAATTAACGGAGCTTATTCGACGAAACATGCCTAAAAAACTGCAACATTATTCAAAAATTTTAGATTTTATCAAAGTGGAAGATTATGGATTAGCCCGCAAACAAATTCGGATTCTGGTGAATCAGTTGATGTTAAGTGCTGTGAATAAGGATTAA